The segment GTGTTTCCAGAAAAATTGATTTTCGAAAAAGATCAATTTCGAACCAATAGGATAAACGAAGCAGTGGTTCTGATGTCGATGACACCCAATGACTTAGACCCAAAAAAAAGTGGACGAGGAAAAAATTTTTCTCCATCGTCCACTCAGGTCGGGGTGGCCAGATTCGAACTGACGACCTCTTGGTCCCAAACCAAGCGCGATACCGGGCTACGCTACACCCCGAACGTTATTTATGGAGGCGCAAAGATATACTTAATCTTTTAAGCACCAAGTGATCCGACAGGGACTCGAACCCCGAACCTGCTGCTTAGAAGGCAGCTGCTCTATCCAGTTGAGCTATCGGACCATTAATTCAAAAGCCCTGCTTCGAACAGGGCTTTGCGGAGAGGGGGGGATTCGAACCCCCGGTACACTTTGACATGTACGACAGTTTAGCAAACTGCTGGTTTCAGCCACTCACCCACCTCTCCTGGCTAAAAAAGAATTGCAAATATAAAGGATGCGCAGAAACTCCCTAAAAAATCATTCTAAAGTAATCAAAAAGCCAATATATGGTTACGTCCATAGCTTGCACCAAACCGCACTTCGTTGTTACTTGCAGCGTGAGCTGGTATCGCGCTTTGGGCATTACAGAGTTGATTTTTATAGCACTTTTTGCAGTGCTTTATTCTGCCTATCTTATCCGTATCATTCGTATAGCCAACTCCCTCCGAACACCTTTCATGCCTGTATTCATCAAACTGCTCTTTCGCACACTTGCGTTTACCCTTTTAATCATCGCCCTTCTGGGGCCTTCCTTCGGGGCCGCGAAACGCGAAGTTCAATCCGTGGGTAAGGATATCATGATCTGTGTTGATTTGTCCAACTCGATGGATGCCTTTGATGTTACCCCTACCCGGCTGGAAAAAGTGAAGTACGAGATGAAGAAAATTGTACAAGCCTTCAACTCCGACCGCATTGGCATTATCATCTTTTCATCTGAAGCCTTCATACAATGCCCACTGACTTATGACCAAAATGCGTTGAACCTTTTTATCGAAACCATGAATACAAGCCTGGTACCTTCATCAGGTACCGACTTCGCACCTCCGCTGCGCATGGCCATGGACAAACTGGAGCAGGATAATGTACGTATCACCCAAACCACATCTAAAGTGATTATCCTCATCAGCGATGGTGAAGATTTTGGTGACGAAACGAGTGCTATTGCACAACAGATTGAATCGAAAGGATATAAGCTCTTTGCCCTTGGCATTGGGACCGAATCAGGCGGAAGGATCCGCTCAGGAACAGGCTTCCGTACCGATCGGCAAGGTAATGTAGTGATCACAAAACTAAATGCAAAAGCCCTGCAATCGCTGGCCAGTAAAACCGGTGGTCGTTATTTTGAAATCAATGAAAGCCGAAACGATGTGGCGCGCCTGATCAACACCATAAACAGCATTGAAGGTGAATTAATGGATGCCCGCTTAATTGATGTTTCGGCTAATAAATATTTCTATTTTTTACTATTGGCTGTAATTTTACTGGCCTTGGATGTGTTAGTGCATATACGGACCATTCGCATATGAAAGCCGGCTTTTTTTTAATACTACTTGCAGTACTAGTTACCGATCCGGCCAGGATTGGAAAGATCAACCGCGTTAAGGAAGAAGCAAAAAAGGCTTACCTGGCAGGTGATTATGCTACAGCTGCCGCGAAATACAAATACCTTACAGACTCGTTGGCAGTAACGGAAGAAGAAGTGCTACTGAATCTGGCCAACGCCTATTTTGAACTTAACGATACCACGGCTGCCATCAGTCAATATCAAACTTTAACACAAAGTTTTAATAACAAAATCCGCTCGGTGGCCCAGCAGCAATTGGGCGTTGCGCGAAACAAGCAATCTAAATTTGAAGAAGCCCTCAACCATTTTAAGGAAGCCATTAAGGCCGATCCCACGAATAACGATGCCCGCTATAACTATGAATTGCTGAAACGGAAACTGGATGAACAAAAAAAACAGGAGCAGCAACAGAAGGACCAAAACAAAGACCAACAGCAAAACGACAAACAAAAACAAGAGCAACAGAAGAAAGACGAACAGAAACAAAACCAAGACAAAAAAGAACAAGATAAAAAAGAAGAGAAAAAGGATCAGTCGGGCAAGCCTGAAGAGCAAAAGGAAAATGACAAAAAAGACCAGCAACAGCAGGAACAGGATGCCCGTCAGAATGAAGAGAAAAAGGACAACCCACCTTCATCTGAAAAACTGCGGCAAATGAAAATCAGTCCGGAGGCCGCCAATAAAATCCTGGAAGCCATGCGCAACCAGGAAGTTCAGTACCTGCAACAAAATAAGCGAAAAGCAACACAACCCAAGGATAAGAATAAACCAGATTGGTAACCGAAAGACATAAGACTTAAGATATAAGTAGTAAGACATAGGCAGTAATACGAAGTAAATACAAAAGCTAATGAAAGAAGTATACATCATCTCAGCGGTACGTACACCCATCGGAAGTTTTGGGGGAAGCCTCGCAACTGTTTCGGCCGTTCAACTAGGCGCAACAGCGGTTAAAGGCGCAATCCAAAAGGCAGGCGTTGATCCTAAATTGATTCAGGAACTTTTCATCGGAAACGTAATTTCTTCCGGCCTACAACAGGCACCCGCCACACAAGTTGCAGTAGCTGCCGGACTGGGGTATGAAATTCCCTGTACATTAATCAACAAAGTGTGCGCCTCGGGCATGAAAGCCGTAATGCTGGGGGCACAGTCCATCATGCTCGGTCAAAACGATGTGGTGGTTGCGGGTGGCATGGAAAGCATGTCAAACATTCCCTATTATCTGTTAAAGGCGCGTTACGGCTATCGCTATGGCAACGGTGATGTAGTGGATGGACTGACTTACGATGGCCTAACCGATGTATACAACCATTGCGCCATGGGCGTTTGTGCCGATAACACCGCCAGGGAAATGAACATCTCCCGCCAAGACCAGGATAATTATGCCATCAATTCTTACAAGCGGGCTGCTGCTGCCTGGACTGCCGGTAAATTCAACAACGAAATAGTACCGGTAGAAATCACCGACAGAAAAGGGAATACAACACTGTTTGCCGAAGATGAAGAATATAAAAACGTAAACTTCGATAAGATTCCCGGGCTTCGCGCAGTCTTCACAAAAGACGGAACAGTAACGGCTGCCAACGCCTCCACCATCAACGATGGGGCCTCCGCCCTGGTGCTGATGAGCAAAGAAAAAGCTGTTGAACTAGGCTTAAAGCCAATCGCTAAAATCAAAGGATTTGGTGATGCCGCCCAGGACCCCATGTGGTTTACTACTGCCCCGGCATTAGCCATCCCTAAAGCCATTAAGCATGCAGGGGTAAGCGCTTCTGATGTTAGCTATTACGAAATCAACGAGGCCTTTTCTGCCGTGGCCATAGCCAACAATATCAAGCTCGGCCTTAATCCTGACAAAGTAAATGTTAATGGCGGTGCCGTGGCCATTGGTCACCCGCTGGGCGCTTCGGGTGCACGCATTATCACCACCCTGATTAACGTACTGAAACAAAACAACGAAACATTAGGCGTGGCTGGCATTTGTAATGGTGGCGGTGGGGCTTCAGCCATGGTGATCGAAAATGCCTGATTGGCTGACAACATTTTTGAGTGACAATAAATGTAACCGAAATTCCGTTGTACGTGCATCCTCAATTTCCTCACTCATGAATCGCGTTATTTTCAATATTCTTTTTTTTATACCCTCATTCGCTTTTGCCCAACGCGAAGTGCGTACCTATTACGATGCTTCCCGAACGCAAATACAGGAGATTTATGCAGTAGCCCGCGAAGACACCGAAAAGCTTGTAGGAAAGTACCAGCGCTTTTACCCTGATGGAAAGCTTGCTGTGGAAGGCAGTTTTAACAACGGAAAAAAGAATGGTGAGTTTATGGAATACCATGACACCGGCAATCCTGCACGCAAAATGATATACGTAAACGGCATGCGCCATGGGCCGGTTGAAGTGTATGACGAAGCTGGCAAAAAAGTGCAACGCGCCTATTACCAAAACGACATATTGGTTGATAGCGTGCAATCGTATTACGACAATGGGGCAATGAAAAGCGAAACGGTTTTTAAAAAAGGAAAACCCGATGGCGTGGTACGCGAATACTATAACAATGGAAACTTAAAAAGTGAAATCTATTACCTCAACGGAAAGCCCAACGGTATCACCCGTTACTTTTATGAATCCGGAACCATAGAAAAGGAAGCGAACTACAAGAATGGGATACTCACAGGTTTTTTAAAAACCTACTACACTAACGGGCAATTGGAAACCGTTTCCACCATAGCGGAGGGTACCAAAAACGGATCATTTAAAAACTATGATCGTGATGGTCATCTTATCCTGGAAGGGTCTTTCATGAATGGACTGCTGCATGGCGATAACACCGGCTTCTATGCCGATGGTACCGTAAAGCACCGCTTTAAATATTCCGAAGGCCGGAAAACCGGTACTGGTTTGGTTTACCACCCGAACGGAAAACTGAAGTTAAAAGAACAACCATCATTGACAGGAAAAGATTGGGTTATAGAAGAGTATTCAGATAACGAAAAGAAACTTTCGGTTAAACGTTATCGCGACAATGCCCCACACGGTATGTGGATATTCTATCACACCGATGGCACCACCGAACGGATAAAAGAAAATTACGAAGCCGGAAAGCTTTCGGGTAGCCGGTATGAATATTATCAAAACGGTAAACCAAAACTGGAAGAAACCTATAAGTTCAGCCTGCTCAATGGCCCGTTTAAAACCTGGTACGAAGATGGTACCCTCCAATCGCAAGGCGAGTGCAAATCGCAGCGCAAGCATGGCCTATTTACAGCCTACCATGCCAATGGAAAAGTGAAAGAGCAAGGCGAATACGTGGCCGACAAAAAGCACAAAGAATGGAAGGAATTTGACGAAGCCGGCAACCTTGTTAAAACGTATGTGTTTAAAGCCGGTATTTTGGTTGAACAATAGTTAACGATCGGGCATTTCTGAGCCTGTATTTTTTAATCCGCTCCATTTCTTACCCCAAGTTTTAATTACTTTGCGCCTTTGAATTGCATATGCAGGCCATAAAAGAAACCCACTATAAATTCCCCGGGCAAACCGGCTTTTATCGCGGAAAAGTTCGCGATGTCTATTATTTCGGAAACATTATGGCCATGGTAGCAACCGATCGCATTTCAGCATTCGATGTGGTACTTCCGCGCGCCATCCCCGACAAGGGAAGGGTACTCAATCAAATTGCAGCAAAAAATTTATTGGCCACAAAAGAACTCGTGCCCAATTGGGTTATTGAAACGCCTGATCCAAACGTAACCATTGGCTTCACGTGTAAAACCTTTCCGGTAGAAATGGTGGTGCGGGGCTACCTGGCGGGGCATGCCTGGCGGGAATACCGCGCAGGTAAACGCATGCTGTGTGGCGTTCCGTTACCGGATGGACTTAAAGAAAATGACAAACTGCCTCACCCCATTATAACGCCAACTACCAAGGCACACGAAGGGCACGATGAGGATATTTCGCGCAAAGAAATTTTAGAGCGGGGAATAGTAAGTGAAAAGGATTACACCCAATTGGAGGAATATACTTTTACATTGTTTGCCAAAGGCTCGGCATTGGCTGCAGAACGTGGGCTTATTTTAGTGGATACCAAATATGAATTCGGAAAACACAACGATAAGATTTACCTGATTGACGAAGTGCATACACCCGATTCGTCACGCTACTTTTATGCCTCCGGGTATGCCGAACGCCAACAAAAGGGCGAAGCCCAAAAGCAACTATCAAAAGAATTTGTACGGCAGTGGCTCATTGAAAATGGATTTCAGGGTAAAGAAGGCCAACGCGTACCTGAAATGACTGATCAGGTGGTGGAATCGATTTCAGCCCGTTACAAAGAATTATATCAACAAGTTACCGGCTCATTGTTGGAACCGGTTGATTATAGTGCCCTTGGGCAAAGAATAGAGCAAAGTATCCTTAATTCACTAAAATCACTTAATTTAGGCGCTTAATCATCAACATAAACGGTTAATTATCCTTAAAAAATGAAGTATACCATTGATAAGCAAGAGAAGTACTGCCTGATGCGCCTGCATGAAGAAAAACTGGATTCAAGCGTTGCTCCTGGATTGAAGTCAGAATTAATCACCCTGCATGCCGAAGGCGTCCGCAATATTGTATTGGATTTAAGCGAGGTAAAATATACCGACTCCTCAGGCCTTAGTGCATTACTGGTGGGCAACCGCATATTGCAGGAAGATGGCGGGATATTCGTGCTGGCTTCACTATCCGATCACACCAGCAAACTGATAAAGATTTCACAATTGGATAGTGTGTTGAATATATTGCCAACTGTTGAAGAAGCGGTTGATACAGTATTTATGCACGAAATTGAAAAGGACCTGAAAAATACGGATGGCCATTAACATGTAAACGAATTTTAAAGCAGACCAAGACCTTCCGGGTTTTGGTCTTTTTATTTATACCCGTTGAGTTTTAAAATCACCATACTGGGATCAAGTGGGGCACTTCCGGCATTCGGAAGATTTCCTTCAGCACAACTTGTCGAAATCCAAAACCAGCACTTTCTGGTAGACTGTGGCGAGGGCACACAAATGCAACTCATGCGGTACAACGCAAACCTTCATCGCATAAACCACATTTTTATTTCACACCTCCATGGCGACCATTACCTGGGCTTACTTGGGCTGATCTTTACCATGCACCTGAACCACCGCACAAATGACCTACACCTGTACAGCCATCGGGGCCTGGGCGAGATAATCACTACACAATTCAGGTATTCCCTTTCTTCACCACGATTCAATATTATCCTGCACACATTAACCCCAGGCAAGCAGCACGTTATTTTTGAAAACAATCAACTTTCAGTATCCACTATACCGCTCAAACATAAACTTGATTGCTCAGGCTTTCTTTTTCGGGAAAAAATTAAACCCAGAAGAATCGACAAAGACAGACTACCGGCAGGCCTAAGCCTGCAACAAGTGGCCAGTTTAAAAACGGGGGCCGATGTGTTAGAGGTGGACGGGACTATACGTTATCGCAATGCCGATATAACCCTTGCACCACGTAAATCCCGAAGCTATGCCTATTGCTCGGATACCGCTTTTGATGATCGCCTGGTGAACATAGTTGAGCAGGTTGATGTTCTTTACCACGAAGCCACTTTCATGGAGTCGGAAAAAGACAAAGCCGAAGAAACCAAACACAGCACAGCCGCCCAGGCTGCTGAAATAGCATTGAAGGCAAAAGTTGGGAAATTGCTTATCGGTCACTTCTCCGCCCGCTATAAGGACCTGGATCCACTTTTAAAAGAAGCCCGGCACATTTTTACCAACACGGTGCTGGCCGAAGAAGGGCTAACGTTTACCCTGGAAGAATGATGATAACCCTGGAGCAAAAAAAGAACCGGTTGTTTGTTGTGTTGTGTGGCATATTTCTCACCAATGCACTACTGGCCGAAATGATCGGCACTAAAATTTTTTCTGCCGAGGCCACCGTAGGAATTGACCCCGCGCATATCAATATTATGGGTTTTATAATGGACTTTAACCTTACGGCCGGGGTTATCATCTGGCCCATCGTTTTTGTTACTACTGATCTGATAAACGAATATTTTGGCAAGCCCGGTGTAAAGCGCATCAGTTACCTCACTGCTATGCTGATTGCTTACAGTTTCCTGGTGATTTTTCTTACCATAGAATTGCCGCCCGCACAGTGGTGGCTAGATGCCAACAGCAAAGATGCTGATGGCAATTCATTCAACATCAATTTTGCCTTTTCAAAAATTTTCGGACAAGGGTTAAGGATTATCGCAGGCTCATTGACAGCCTTTTTGCTGGGGCAATTGGTAGATGTTTTTGTATTTCAACGCCTGCGAAAATTAACGGGATCGAAAATGCTATGGCTAAGGGCCACCGGATCAACCCTTGTTTCGCAGTTTGTTGACAGCTTTGTAGTGTTGTTTATCGCATTTTATGGTGTATTCTCAAACACGCAAATTATTGCTATTGGCATTACCAATTACATCTACAAGTTTGTAATTGCCATAGCCCTTACCCCGCTTATTTACCTGGGACATTCGTTAATCGATCGATACCTTGGGAAAGAAAATGCGAGCAAACTTATGGAAGAAGCGGCACACAAGAGTAAAGGATTTTTTTAACGAAATACTTACCGGGGACGCCTTAGATTATCGCAAATTATGGCGGTGGCAACCGCTGCATTTAACGACTCTGCCCCACCAAACCGAGGTATCGTTACCCTTTGCGTAACTTTTTTCTCAACAGCCTCTGAAATACCCCGCGCTTCGTTTCCAATAACGATAATTGCGCTTTTACCGATGGCCATGGTATGAACATTCTCACCCCCTAAAAAAGTACCCCACACCGGTACCGTCACCTGATCAAGGAAATGTACCAGGTTAGTATAATACATCCCTACCCGTGTAAAGGAACCCATACTGGCGTGAAGAACCTTGGAATTATATAAATCAGTTGTATCTGTTGATGCAATCACTTTGGTTATGCCGTACCAATCGGCAACCCGAATGATGGTACCCAGGTTTCCCGGATCGCGTATATCATCCAGCATCAAAACAAATTCATCCGTTCCAACTCTTAAAGCAAGGTTAGGCTTTATGCGGGCTATGGCCAGCGCTGTATCGTTTGTCTTGAATTCACCCAAATCCGATAACAGGCTCGCTTTCACCTCCACAAGCTCGCCTTTATAACGGTCAAGCAACGATTGATTGGAACTGATAAACGATGGCGTGCCAATGATGGTATCGAGAACAAAATCAGAACCCAACAACTCCAGCACACTCTTTGCACCTTCCACCACAAACCGTTGTTCCAATTGTCGGTATTTCTTTACTTGCAAAGATTTAATATACTTAATGCGGGCTTTCGAAAGCATGTTTACTTGACCATTGAACTTCACGAAAATTAGATATTATTTTCTTATCCTCAGCACTGCGGCCCTGTTGCAAAGTTGCCTGGGTACAAAACATCTGAAGGAGAATGAAAAAATGCTGTACCGACAAAAAATTGATGCCCCAAAAGGTGTAAGCATTTCTGCCCTTAAAGGGTTGTACGTTCAGGAAAGCAATAAGAAATTTTTAGGCACACCGGTACACTCTTTGGTAGCTATATATTACTTCGGTTATAAGCGCTTTAACCCGGTCAAAATCGAAAAAAAGATTTCACGCCTCAATGCGAAAATGGATGCTCGCATCAAAAAGGCTGAAACCGAAAAAAAAGTACTTAACCGCCAATTTAAAAAGCAACGTAAAACCGAAGAACTGAAAAACACGCTCGAAAACGGAAATTTTTGGATGCGTTGGGGCGAGCCGGTAAGTATTTTCGATAGTGCGAAAATACAGCTTACTGTTGAAAAATTCCAGGACTACCTGTTTAACCACGGGTACTTTAAAAACAAAGTGAGCTTTAGCACCACCACCAAAGCAGCTAAGCTGGTAAATGTTAAATATACTGTATTAACAGGCCCGCTTTACATTTTAGATTCAGTTATGTACCGCATCCCTGATTCAGCCCTGCACAAACTGATCCTTGAAACAAAAACCGTAAGCTTTTTAAAAAAAGGTGAAGCGTACAACCAGGATAATTTTTCGAAAGAACGTGAACGGATAGATCTCCTCTTTAAAGAATACGGGTATTATGATTTTAGCAGGCAGTACATCGAATTTGATGTAGATACCGCCTACCGCGACAAACACCGTGTTGCCATAAGGCTTCTGATCAACGATCCTGCCAAGCGAGGATATCACAAAAAATTCAGCATTGACGAAGTTCATTTCACTACCGATGCGGGCATGAATATTCCGGGGGTAAGCCGAACGCGCCAGAATTACCGCGGAACAGATTTTGAATACTATGAAAAACTTTACAGCCCCAAAATTTTAAGTCAACGTATCTTTCTTCACCCTGGCGAATACTACAGCCGCACCCAAACCTTTAACACCCAACGCCAATTGGCCAACCTCGATAATTTTAAGTTTGTAAACATAAATTTCGATACGACCGGTGGAAAATTCATTGCGAATATTTTTACCAATGCACTCGATCGCTACCAATGGTCGAATGAAGTAGGCGTTAACGTAACACAAGGATTTCCGGGTCCTTTCTATAACATCAACTTCAAGAAGCGTAATATTTTCAGGGGATTGGAAAATTTTGAAATGAACGGTCGCATTGGTTATGAGGGTGTAGCTTCGGCAACGGCAACGGCTAATGTGTACCAAAGTGTTGAGGCCGGTGTAAATGCATCGATCACCTTTCCACAATTCCTCTTTCCGCTAAAAGAAGAAACCCGTTATAAGCTCGGGCGCATCAACCCACGCACAAAAGCCCTGATCGGGTATAACTACACCAACCGGCCTGAATATATCCGTTCAGCCACCACCGTAAATTATGTATATAGCTGGGAAAACCAACGCATCAGGAGGTTCGACCTTACCCTGGCCAACCTCAGCGTCATTAACTCCAGGCTCGACCCGGCCTTTCAACAATTGCTCACCGATCTTTTTGTGAACGAAGGCAATACCTTATTCCGTACGTTCGAACCCTCCTTTGTAAGCAGTGTTATTTTCAGTATGGCCTGGAACCACAGGAACTACGGAAACCTGGAAGAGAACTCGATTTTCTTCCGCTGGTCGTTGGAAAGTGGTGGCACACTTCAAAATATTTTTGACTACCCCATTATTGCACGCAACGGATTAAACTCATTCCGGTATATCCGATTAAGTGCCGACTTCAGACGGCTTCGGATCATCGATAAAAATACAAACCTGGCTTATCGCTTTAATGGTGGCGTAGGTTATTCTTACGATGATACCGGTGTACTGCCGTATGAAAAATATTTCTTCGCAGGCGGTAGCAATAGTGTACGCGCCTGGCGACCGCGCAGGCTTGGGCCCGGTAGTTTCCGGCCACGACAAAGTGCCGACCCGGTTAAGGACGGCCTGTACGACTACCGCTTTGAGCAACCGGGCGATGCCTTGCTGGAAGCCAGCATTGAATTGCGCAGGAAACTATTTGGCTTTATTGAAGGTGCTGTCTTTTTGGATGCCGGAAATGTCTGGACGCTTCAGCCCCGTATTGTACGCGACAGCGAAGGAAACGTTATTGAAAATGGTAACTCGCAATTCAAATTAAACCAGTTTTATAAAGAATTCGGAGTAGGCACCGGAATAGGGCTACGGTTTAATTTCTCTTTTCTTATACTGCGTTTTGATGCCGGCATGAAAGTTTATGACCCGGGCAGACCCGAGGGCGACAGGTTTGTGTTGGATAAAATAAAGTTTTTCAGGCCATTTGGCGTAAATCGTGAACCGGTAATTTACAATGTTGGAGTAGGTTTTCCATTCTAATCTAATACCTCAACAAGTGCTCAAGTGCGTTCCCCACTTTTTTAGCATTCGGCAGCATCATCTTTTCCAAATCAACATTAAGCGGAACAGCAGGCAGGTTCTCGGCCCCCAACAACCATACCGGTGCATCCAAATCCTTAAAGCATTCGCGTTGTATCCTGCCGGCCAACGATTCAGCAAATGAATTTAACAGCGGCTCCTCGGTAAGTACAAAAGCACGGTTATGCTTTTTTACGGAACCAACTATAGCTTCCCAATCAATTGGATTGAGTGTACGCAAATCAAGTATTTCGATTTGGCCCGGGAAATTTCGCGAAGCTTCTTTTGCCCAATACACACCCATGCCGTAAGTAATAATAACAGCCGATTCACCGCCACTTATTTTTTCATCCAACGCTTCCTGAACAATGCGGGCTTTACCCAACGGAATAATATAATCTTCCTCCGGCTCTACTGTTTTTGCATCCAACGTACCGGGCACTTTGCTCCAGTATAAACCCTTGTGTTCGAGCAATACCACAGGATTTGGATCATAAAACGATGCCTTAAGCAGTCCCTTCATGTCGGCAGCATTGGAAGGGTACACCACTTTTATACCGCGTATGGTCAGTAACGTTGACTCAACACTACCCGAATGATAGGGACCTCCCCCACCATAGGCCCCAATGGGCACCCGAATTAAAGCTTGTATCGGAAATTTACCTTTTGACAGGTAGCAACTTTTGGAAAGTTCTTCAACCAATTGATTGATACCAGGCCATATATAATCCGCAAACTGGATTTCAACAATGGGCTTTGCCCCTACGGCCGACATGCCTGCAGTAGATCCAACAATGTAGGCTTCTTGAATAGGCGTATTAAAAACACGGTGATCACCATACTTTTCGGCCAGTGTTGCTGCCTCCCGAAATACCCCTCCCAACCTGCGGCCAACATCCTGTCCGTAAAACAACGCCTCTGGATGTTTGCGCATAATTTCATCAACAGCATGAAGGGCAGCATCAACCATGATAACTTTCTCTGCTCCTTTTGGCGATCGCTCACCCAACTCCTTGGTTACGGGTGTTGGCGCAAACTCGTGCGAATCAAAATCTTCAACATCAGGATCAGCGGCTTTAATAGCTTGCTGATAATCATGAGCTACCTTTTCATAAGCAGTCTTCCTGATGTCGCTCAACGTTTTCTCCGTTTCACCGGATTCACGAAGCCATTTTTCAAATTTTACTATCGGGTCATTAAGTTGATGACCATCAAGATCTTCACCCCTATACCACTCCTTTCGCACACCTGAGGTGTGATGCCCCAACAGCGGGCACCTGACATGGACCAAAATAGGTCCCCTGTTTTTCCGTACGTAAGTTATTGCTTTCTTTATTCCCTTGTACGAATCAATAAAATCTGAACCATCCAGGCGCATGCGTTCCATACCTTTAAAACCGGCCGCATACTCATAAGCATCCATAGCACGCATCTCGTCACCGGTTGCTGAAATACCCCAACCATTATCCTGCACCAGGTAGATGATGGGCATCTTCTTTAGCACGGCCATTTGAAAAGCTTCAGCTACCTCTCCTTCGGTTACTGATCCATCGCCCAACGAACACACTACAATAGGTTTATTTTGTGCATCCAGCAGTTTTTGTGATTCAAGGTAGGCAATGCCATGTGCCATGCCGGTAGCCGGTATGGCCTGCATACCGGTTGCAGAACTTTGGTGAGGAATAACCGGAAAACCTTCGCGCTTCAATGATGGATGGCCATAATACGAGCGACCGCCCGAAAACGGATCATCGCGTTTGGCCATGAGTTGAAGCATCAGTTCGTAAGGCTCCATTCCAATCGCCAGTAAAACAGATTCATCACGGTAGTAAAGTGATGCATAATCCCAGGGTTTTAGTTGAAGCCCTAAAGCCAATTGTATGGCCTCATGCCCACGCGATGTACTGTGTACGTATTTGCTGCACACTTCCCTGTTCTCATCATATGTTTCAGCCATGCGTTTGGCAGTACACATGAGTTCGTAAGCTTTTAGCAAAACCGATCGCTCCATGCTTGATTTCTTCGACTCCTTTTTTTCCTTCACGCTTGCCGTTTCAGCCATATTTTTGGGATGCTGGTTACGGCCGAAAGATAAGGATTTTGAAAAATTCAAACGATTGAAATTCTGCTTTCGATGATTTAAGTCATGTGCAGGAATGACAACCCTCATGGTTTTTCTCAATCCAGAAAATCACCTTAGTAGCAACAAAAGTTCTTGGTAAAAAGAAAATAAAAAGGAGGTAATTATGACACTCCTTAAGTCACCGGTGTTACCCAACTTGTTCACGGACAAGTGGTTGTCTGATTTCTTCG is part of the Cyclobacteriaceae bacterium genome and harbors:
- a CDS encoding ribonuclease Z — translated: MSFKITILGSSGALPAFGRFPSAQLVEIQNQHFLVDCGEGTQMQLMRYNANLHRINHIFISHLHGDHYLGLLGLIFTMHLNHRTNDLHLYSHRGLGEIITTQFRYSLSSPRFNIILHTLTPGKQHVIFENNQLSVSTIPLKHKLDCSGFLFREKIKPRRIDKDRLPAGLSLQQVASLKTGADVLEVDGTIRYRNADITLAPRKSRSYAYCSDTAFDDRLVNIVEQVDVLYHEATFMESEKDKAEETKHSTAAQAAEIALKAKVGKLLIGHFSARYKDLDPLLKEARHIFTNTVLAEEGLTFTLEE
- a CDS encoding queuosine precursor transporter; translation: MMITLEQKKNRLFVVLCGIFLTNALLAEMIGTKIFSAEATVGIDPAHINIMGFIMDFNLTAGVIIWPIVFVTTDLINEYFGKPGVKRISYLTAMLIAYSFLVIFLTIELPPAQWWLDANSKDADGNSFNINFAFSKIFGQGLRIIAGSLTAFLLGQLVDVFVFQRLRKLTGSKMLWLRATGSTLVSQFVDSFVVLFIAFYGVFSNTQIIAIGITNYIYKFVIAIALTPLIYLGHSLIDRYLGKENASKLMEEAAHKSKGFF
- a CDS encoding RNA methyltransferase, translated to MLSKARIKYIKSLQVKKYRQLEQRFVVEGAKSVLELLGSDFVLDTIIGTPSFISSNQSLLDRYKGELVEVKASLLSDLGEFKTNDTALAIARIKPNLALRVGTDEFVLMLDDIRDPGNLGTIIRVADWYGITKVIASTDTTDLYNSKVLHASMGSFTRVGMYYTNLVHFLDQVTVPVWGTFLGGENVHTMAIGKSAIIVIGNEARGISEAVEKKVTQRVTIPRFGGAESLNAAVATAIICDNLRRPR
- a CDS encoding BamA/TamA family outer membrane protein encodes the protein MLYRQKIDAPKGVSISALKGLYVQESNKKFLGTPVHSLVAIYYFGYKRFNPVKIEKKISRLNAKMDARIKKAETEKKVLNRQFKKQRKTEELKNTLENGNFWMRWGEPVSIFDSAKIQLTVEKFQDYLFNHGYFKNKVSFSTTTKAAKLVNVKYTVLTGPLYILDSVMYRIPDSALHKLILETKTVSFLKKGEAYNQDNFSKERERIDLLFKEYGYYDFSRQYIEFDVDTAYRDKHRVAIRLLINDPAKRGYHKKFSIDEVHFTTDAGMNIPGVSRTRQNYRGTDFEYYEKLYSPKILSQRIFLHPGEYYSRTQTFNTQRQLANLDNFKFVNINFDTTGGKFIANIFTNALDRYQWSNEVGVNVTQGFPGPFYNINFKKRNIFRGLENFEMNGRIGYEGVASATATANVYQSVEAGVNASITFPQFLFPLKEETRYKLGRINPRTKALIGYNYTNRPEYIRSATTVNYVYSWENQRIRRFDLTLANLSVINSRLDPAFQQLLTDLFVNEGNTLFRTFEPSFVSSVIFSMAWNHRNYGNLEENSIFFRWSLESGGTLQNIFDYPIIARNGLNSFRYIRLSADFRRLRIIDKNTNLAYRFNGGVGYSYDDTGVLPYEKYFFAGGSNSVRAWRPRRLGPGSFRPRQSADPVKDGLYDYRFEQPGDALLEASIELRRKLFGFIEGAVFLDAGNVWTLQPRIVRDSEGNVIENGNSQFKLNQFYKEFGVGTGIGLRFNFSFLILRFDAGMKVYDPGRPEGDRFVLDKIKFFRPFGVNREPVIYNVGVGFPF